The Rhinoderma darwinii isolate aRhiDar2 chromosome 8, aRhiDar2.hap1, whole genome shotgun sequence genome has a window encoding:
- the SLC25A43 gene encoding solute carrier family 25 member 43: protein MAILKRDSRLTSWQSTLCGGLAGVLSRTATAPLDVVKILTQVGTFHSKQGFLSAFPVLYRAEGLKAFWKGNLTACVRLFPYSAVQLSAYHKLTVMFMDDLGQISQWQAVVAGSVAGMLAAVVIYPTDVVKTRLIVQNSVEPTYRGIIHALCCVYYQEGFRSLYRGVSLSILGAVPFSAGLFFMNMSLDKIWQEPSVRLSPIQNFVNGCLAAGVAQTMSFPFETVKRKMQAQSQTLPHCGGVDVHFNGVLDCFRQMVKTKGVLSLWSGLTANLLKVVPYFGLMFTMFEGSKRFFLYRNGYIVSPLSNQLTPGVDQSLGPRELEELRRFLRHKNFANRNPSLKS from the exons ATGGCGATTTTAAAGCGCGACTCCAGGCTCACCTCCTGGCAGAGCACACTATGTGGAGGACTAGCGGGGGTGCTGAGCCGCACTGCCACTGCTCCGCTGGACGTGGTGAAGATACTCACACAAGTGGGCACTTTCCACTCCAAACAAGGCTTCCTGAGTGCTTTCCCGGTGTTGTACAGGGCGGAGGGCCTGAAAGCTTTTTGGAAGGGTAATCTAACTGCCTGTGTGCGCCTGTTCCCTTACAGTGCTGTGCAGCTGTCCGCATACCACAA GTTAACAGTGATGTTCATGGATGATTTAGGGCAGATATCACAATGGCAAGCCGTTGTTGCTGGGAGCGTGGCTGGAATGTTGGCAGCGGTTGTAATCTACCCGACTGATGTGGTCAAGACTCGTCTCATTGTTCAGAACAGCGTGGAGCCCACATATAGAGGCATAATTCATGCCCTGTGTTGTGTGTATTATCAGGAAGGATTCCGGTCTTTATATCGAGGGGTTTCTCTTTCAATTCTTG GAGCTGTGCCATTTTCAGCTGGTCTGTTCTTTATGAATATGAGTTTGGATAAGATTTGGCAAGAGCCCAGTGTACGTTTATCGCCAATTCAAAATTTTGTAAATGGATGTCTTGCTGCAGGAGTAGCGCAGACAATGTCTTTTCCCTTTGAAACTGTCAAGAGAAAAATGCag GCACAAAGCCAAACTCTTCCGCATTGCGGGGGCGTTGATGTCCACTTCAATGGTGTGCTTGATTGCTTTAGACAAATGGTGAAAACAAAAGGTGTACTTAGTCTTTGGAGTGGACTGACTGCAAACTTGCTTAAG GTTGTTCCTTATTTCGGTTTGATGTTCACCATGTTTGAGGGCAGCAAGCGGTTCTTTCTATATCGAAACGGTTATATTGTTTCTCCGTTGAGTAACCAGCTGACACCTGGGGTGGATCAGAGCCTTGGACCTCGAGAACTGGAGGAGCTGCGCAGGTTTTTAAGACATAAAAATTTTGCAAACCGGAATCCATCTTTAAAAAGCTGA